The bacterium genome has a segment encoding these proteins:
- a CDS encoding T9SS type A sorting domain-containing protein, whose amino-acid sequence MGYIVPRVTCHLMSLFVTFGLALLTANTPLAVVLSMPDTTIMAGDSLRLPVLVDSIPASPGVLAYQVFFQFDSLQIVGIGADANGAVTERLGEPFHSGGAIAGELRIAAAGLHPVSGVGALCYVTLRALPNSVGSASITISSALLNEGTPPVSWTNPISTITIRSTSIRHEPKASQPSPIIIAPQPSSGIIRITLPENTAEREVHLVDILGRESGRYRLSSGHSVTVSHLSSGIYFLVTPEEQQPVRIVIHK is encoded by the coding sequence ATGGGGTATATCGTTCCGAGAGTTACTTGTCATTTGATGAGTCTTTTCGTCACATTCGGGTTAGCACTACTAACAGCGAACACTCCTCTCGCCGTTGTACTATCGATGCCGGATACAACGATAATGGCGGGGGATTCGCTTCGTTTACCAGTTCTCGTGGACTCAATCCCGGCATCTCCCGGTGTATTAGCCTATCAAGTGTTTTTTCAATTTGATTCGTTGCAAATTGTAGGCATTGGAGCCGATGCGAATGGTGCAGTCACCGAACGGTTGGGTGAACCTTTCCATAGTGGCGGTGCGATTGCCGGAGAATTACGGATCGCGGCTGCCGGTTTACATCCGGTTTCGGGTGTCGGAGCGCTCTGTTATGTAACACTACGAGCATTGCCCAATAGTGTGGGTAGCGCGTCGATCACAATATCCAGCGCGCTATTGAATGAAGGAACGCCTCCGGTTTCTTGGACAAATCCGATTTCGACGATAACGATACGTTCGACTTCAATCAGACATGAACCGAAAGCAAGTCAACCATCACCAATCATTATCGCACCTCAACCTTCCTCTGGTATAATTCGCATCACACTTCCTGAGAATACAGCGGAACGTGAGGTTCATCTGGTGGATATATTGGGTCGGGAATCCGGACGTTATCGACTAAGTTCCGGTCATTCAGTTACAGTGTCACATCTCTCATCAGGAATTTATTTTCTCGTTACACCGGAAGAACAACAACCAGTGAGGATTGTGATTCATAAGTAG